The following coding sequences are from one Triticum aestivum cultivar Chinese Spring chromosome 5A, IWGSC CS RefSeq v2.1, whole genome shotgun sequence window:
- the LOC123106160 gene encoding E3 ubiquitin-protein ligase RFWD3 — protein MPPRPRGRRASPPVLILEDEDLDFEVSYSEGEDGDDGGGSDSSSSSSGEEPEEGTDVEDGERSDEGEEEGQDDSVAEGCGPAVQSRVPGGATAERAANAPTCPVCMEPWTSEGEHRISCIPCGHVYGRSCLERWLTQRGNASATCPQCGRRFKHKDIINIYAPEVAVPNNDLEKQLWFCRQKLESLEEVVLKQGKLLDEIIAEKNHRSADVGVSKRQKIAEHSDGRTYLEPSASASAASASGNSCRFVLLKELSFDGARVMGIDASNQIILASGKAPGVAGEHVLRKISMLSSHEARTIQLPPDTKVVKDICILPGGSALFASLGKRLSLFSMTINSVVLQCNLPVPAWSCSAHDCDSHRVYAGLQDGRVLVFDTRQPSRPLHSMAGLSKHLVHTLHSVTDNSGSKKVLSASAIGPCMWDADGNQSSPKLLLEDDNQRVCFSLACAPPSSDLLVASYRPKADYSSGDTAAPSQAYLSQMPTQSGAGKLGQHTVIRRTGNASFAEGSTCHSNVSEVRMCKSATVPCGNDEHLFAYGDESHRGVLTWRLPSLGVHSGLIPHRQPILDLRYAGSQAGGGYLGCLSDDKLQVYRVDR, from the exons atgCCGCCGCGTCCCCGGGGCAGGCGCGCGTCTCCTCCGGTGCTGATCCTGGAGGACGAGGACCTCGATTTCGAGGTCAGCTACAGCGAAGGGGAGGACGGGGATGATGGGGGAGGATCGgattcctcgtcgtcgtcgtcgggggAGGAGCCGGAGGAGGGAACGGATGTAGAGGACGGCGAAAGATCGgatgagggggaggaggaggggcagGACGATAGCGTCGCGGAGGGATGCGGGCCGGCCGTGCAATCTAGGGTTCCCGGCGGCGCGACGGCGGAGAGGGCGGCCAACGCCCCCACTTGCCCCGTGTGTATGGAGCCCTGGACCTCCGAAGGCGAGCACCGCATCAG TTGCATTCCTTGTGGGCATGTCTACGGCAGATCTTGCCTGGAGAGATGGTTAACACAGCGTGGTAATGCCAGTGCGACG TGCCCTCAATGTGGAAGAAGGTTCAAACATAAGGACATTATCAACATCTATGCACCGGAGGTTGCAGTTCCAAATAATGATCTTGAGAAG CAATTATGGTTTTGCAGGCAAAAGCTCGAATCCCTTGAGGAAGTG GTCCTGAAACAAGGGAAGTTGCTTGACGAGATAATTGCTGAGAAG AATCACAGGTCAGCAGATGTTGGTGTCTCAAAAAGACAG AAAATAGCAGAGCACTCAGATGGAAGAACATATCTGGAACCGTCAGCCTCAGCCAGTGCAGCCTCAGCTTCTGGCAACAGTTGCCGTTTTGTTTTACTG AAGGAATTATCTTTTGATGGTGCTCGAGTCATGGGCATAGATGCATCTAACCAAATAATACTTGCTTCTGGGAAGGCACCTGGTGTGGCTGGAGAACATGTTCTTAGAAAG ATTAGCATGCTATCCAGCCATGAAGCACGTACAATACAGCTTCCTCCTGATACTAAAGTTGTCAAGGACATATGTATCTTGCCTGGTGGCTCTGCTCTTTTTGCATCACTAGGCAAAAGGCTCTCACTCTTTAG CATGACGATCAACAGTGTTGTTCTTCAATGTAATTTACCG GTTCCTGCTTGGTCATGTTCAGCACATGACTGTGATTCGCATCGCGTTTATGCTGGCTTGCAG GATGGCAGGGTTTTGGTATTTGATACTCGTCAGCCTTCAAGACCCTTGCATTCCATGGCGGGGCTATCTAAACATCTGGTCCATACACTCCACTCTGTAACTGATAACAGCGGTTCCAAAAAGGTTCTTTCAGCTTCTGCTATAGGGCCTTGCATGTGGGATGCTGATGGCAATCAAAGCAG TCCGAAACTACTACTAGAGGATGATAACCAACGTGTCTGCTTCTCTCTTGCGTGTGCCCCTCCATCGAGCGATCTGTTGGTGGCCTCCTACCGGCCCAAAGCCGATTACTCATCAGGAGACACCGCTGCTCCATCTCAAGCGTACCTATCACAGATGCCGACACAATCTGGTGCAGGAAAACTGGGGCAGCACACCGTCATCAGGAGGACAGGCAATGCATCCTTCGCCGAGGGCAGCACATGCCACTCCAACGTAAGCGAAGTGCGCATGTGCAAATCAGCAACCGTACCTTGCGGGAACGACGAACATCTCTTCGCCTACGGGGACGAGTCACACCGTGGGGTCCTGACCTGGCGACTGCCTTCCCTTGGGGTCCATTCTGGCCTGATACCCCACCGCCAGCCAATCCTCGACCTAAGGTATGCGGGAAGTCAAGCGGGAGGTGGGTACCTTGGGTGCCTGAGCGATGATAAGTTGCAAGTTTACAGAGTTGATAGATAG